A window of Chitinophaga sp. MM2321 contains these coding sequences:
- a CDS encoding response regulator, whose product MEKNTAIVKPLILLVDDNEDILSFIADDLEDKYKVMTACNGATALEALREAPVQLVVSDVMMPVMDGFELCRIIKSEPAYSHIPVVLLTARNTLQSKIEGLELGADAYIEKPFSPEHLQVQIANLLSNRNKIKEFFASSPLVHLRSMAGSRADEQFLEKLNEVITQHLTDINLDVEQLADKMNMSRPTFYRKIKVISDLTPHELINIARLKKAATLLATGHYKINEVAEMTGFASPSNFGRNFQKQFGMLPSEYVTRNHPD is encoded by the coding sequence ATGGAAAAAAATACAGCCATCGTGAAACCACTGATCCTGCTGGTAGATGACAACGAAGATATCCTGTCATTCATTGCAGATGACCTGGAAGATAAATACAAAGTGATGACGGCATGCAATGGCGCCACTGCGCTGGAGGCCTTGCGTGAAGCGCCGGTACAGTTGGTAGTCAGCGATGTGATGATGCCCGTTATGGATGGTTTTGAACTATGCCGCATCATTAAATCAGAACCGGCCTACAGCCATATTCCCGTAGTATTACTGACCGCGCGCAACACACTACAATCCAAAATAGAAGGGCTGGAACTGGGCGCTGATGCCTATATCGAAAAACCATTTTCACCGGAACACTTACAGGTACAAATCGCCAATCTTCTCTCCAACCGTAATAAAATAAAAGAATTTTTCGCCAGCTCACCCCTGGTACACCTCCGCAGCATGGCCGGCTCCCGCGCAGATGAACAGTTCCTCGAAAAGTTGAATGAGGTAATCACCCAACACCTCACAGACATCAATCTCGACGTGGAACAACTCGCGGACAAAATGAATATGAGCCGTCCTACTTTTTACCGGAAAATAAAAGTCATCTCCGATCTTACTCCGCATGAACTTATTAACATTGCCCGCTTAAAAAAAGCCGCTACTCTTTTGGCAACAGGCCACTACAAGATCAATGAAGTAGCAGAGATGACAGGCTTTGCCTCTCCATCCAATTTCGGCAGGAATTTTCAGAAACAGTTTGGCATGCTGCCATCGGAATATGTAACGCGGAATCATCCCGATTGA